From Tubulanus polymorphus chromosome 9, tnTubPoly1.2, whole genome shotgun sequence, a single genomic window includes:
- the LOC141910699 gene encoding elongation factor G, mitochondrial-like, producing MLMTRLLNTIRLSRLVAVNVCRPQKQIYYQYAAAYYSVIAGKDSKIVEVEKIRNIGISAHIDSGKTTLTERILFYTGRLAEMHEVKGKDGQGAKMDFMELERQRGITIQSAATYSEWKGTNINIIDTPGHVDFTVEVERALRVLDGAVLVLCAVGGVQSQTFTVNRQMKRYNVPCIAFINKLDRMGSNPDRVLNHLRSKLYHNAAYLNIPIGLESDCKGIVDLIKQKALYFEDQSGVTVTEKEIPSDMVEIAEQRRQELIECVANVDEKIGEVFLEEREPSVDELQAAIRRSCIQRTFTPVMVGTALKNKGVQPLLDGVISYLPNPSEVENIALDETGDESVKLVMNPARDDSNPFVSLAFKLEAGRFGQLTYMRIYQGCMKRGDYIYNTRTHKRVKISRLARMHADEMEEVNAVYAGDICALFGIDCASGDTFTSKTATHLSMESIFVPEPVISMSIKPVDKKDLDKFSKGVNRFTREDPTFRMVFDAESKETIVSGMGELHLDIYAQRLEREYNAKCVLGKPKVAFRETLVQTFEFDYQHKKQSGGQGQFGRVVGTIEVLPPEENTKLVFVDMTTGTNIPKQYMAGIERGFRQACEKGALTGHIVSGIKFVLKDGANHAVDSSDYSFQLAAEGAIKQAYAEGLWQILEPIMNVEVTVPSEYQSTAMAGLNKRHAIITGTESNEGYSTIYCEVALNEMFGYATDLRSTTQGKGEYTMEYSRYCPALASTQQELLDSYQQLNQPHSEKKKRRG from the exons ATGTTGATGACTCGATTGTTGAACACGATCAGATTGAGTCGACTCGTGGCCGTCAACGTCTGTAGACCTCAAAAACAG ATATATTATCAGTATGCCGCTGCCTATTATAGTGTTATCGCTGGCAAAGATTCCAAAATA GTGGAAGTTGAAAAGATTCGCAATATCGGAATTTCGGCGCACATCGACTCCGGTAAAACCACGCTGACCGAACGGATATTATTTTACACTGGACGACTCGCTGAAATGCACGAA GTAAAGGGAAAAGACGGACAAGGCGCGAAGATGGACTTTATGGAATTGGAGCGTCAGCGCGGAATCACGATCCAGTCCGCGGCCACCTACAGCGAGTGGAAGGGAACGAATATCAACATCATCGACACGCCCGGGCACGTCGATTTCACCGTCGAAGTCGAACGCGCTCTACGCGTGCTAGATGGCGCTGTGCTCGTGCTGTGCGCGGTCGGCGGCGTTCAGAGTCAGACGTTTACCGTAAATCGACAGATGAAACGCTACAACGTGCCGTGCATCGCGTTCATCAATAAACTCGATCGCATGGGTTCAAATCCCGACCGTGTTCTCAATCATCTCAG ATCGAAGCTGTATCACAACGCGGCGTATTTGAATATTCCAATCGGTTTAGAAAGCGACTGTAAAGGAATAGTTGACCTCATCAAACAGAAAGCTCTTTACTTTGAGGATCAAAGCGG TGTAACAGTTACGGAGAAGGAGATTCCTAGCGATATGGTCGAGATCGCCGAACAACGTCGACAAGAATTAATCG aaTGCGTCGCGAACGTCGATGAGAAAATCGGTGAAGTTTTCCTTGAAGAACGAGAACCGAGCGTCGACGAATTACAG gcTGCAATTCGTCGATCTTGTATCCAGCGAACGTTCACGCCGGTGATGGTCGGAACGGCGCTGAAGAATAAAGGCGTCCAACCTCTACTGGACGGCGTTATATCCTACTTACCGAATCCATCGGAGGTTGAGAATATCGCTCTCGACGAAACGGG CGATGAATCGGTGAAACTAGTGATGAATCCAGCTCGCGATGATTCGAATCCATTCGTTTCACTGGCGTTCAAACTAGAG GCCGGACGTTTCGGACAGTTGACGTACATGAGAATCTATCAGGGCTGCATGAAACGTGGCGACTACATCTACAACACGAGAACGCACAAACGAGTGAAGATATCGCGTCTGGCTCGTATGCACGCCGACGAAATGGAG GAAGTGAACGCAGTCTACGCCGGTGATATCTGCGCGTTGTTCGGTATCGATTGCGCAAGTGGCGACACCTTTACTTCGAAAACGGCAACTCATTTATCTATG GAATCGATATTCGTGCCGGAGCCGGTGATTTCGATGTCGATAAAACCCGTCGACAAAAAAGATCTCGACAAATTCTCGAAGGGCGTCAATCGATTCACGCGCGAGGACCCGACGTTCCGGATGGTTTTCGACGCGGAGAGCAAGGAGACGATCGTGTCGGGGATGGGCGAATTACACCTCGATATCTACGCGCAGCGTCTCGAGCGTGAATACAACGCGAAGTGCGTGCTCGGCAAACCGAAAGTAGCGTTCAGAGAAACGCTCGTGCAGACGTTCGA ATTCGATTATCAACACAAGAAACAAAGCGGAGGTCAAGGTCAATTCGGTCGAGTCGTCGGAACAATTGAG GTTCTGCCGCCAGAAGAGAATACTAAACTGGTTTTCGTAGACATGACGACCGGTACGAACATCCCGAAACAATACATGGCCGGAATCGAGCGG GGTTTCCGGCAGGCTTGCGAGAAAGGTGCGTTAACCGGCCATATTGTCTCTGGAATTAAATTCGTGCTAAAAGATGGCGCTAATCACGCGGTGGATTCGTCCGATTACTCTTTCCAGTTGGCAGCAGAAGGCGCTATTAAACAAG CGTACGCGGAGGGTTTATGGCAGATTTTGGAGCCGATAATGAACGTCGAGGTGACCGTGCCGTCCGAGTATCAGAGCACGGCGATGGCCGGACTGAACAAACGTCACGCGATAATCACCGGCACCGAGTCCAACGAGGGCTACTCGACCATTTACTGCGAG GTGGCGCTGAACGAAATGTTCGGCTACGCGACAGACTTGCGTTCGACGACGCAGGGTAAGGGCGAATACACGATGGAGTACAGCCGATACTGCCCGGCCCTCGCCAGCACGCAACAAGAACTACTCGACAGCTACCAACAACTAAATCAACCGCATTCGGAGAAGAAAAAACGTCGAGGCTGA